Below is a window of Halomicrobium mukohataei DSM 12286 DNA.
GAGACGCGCGACGGGAATCTCCAGGACCGCGCGGCCCGCGACGAGCGCGACGACGGTCGAGACGGCGGCGACGAGACCGAACCAGAGGCCGACGCCGACAGAGACGAGCGCGACGAGGAACCCGTACGGCGGGAGCAGCGCTAGGAGCACCCCGAGTCCGAGCGCGTGCAGGACGACGCCGCGATCGTCGGTCCCCACCACCGTGATCGGCTCACCGTCGGGGACCGTGATTGGGTCGTCCGCCTCGACCTCCGGCTGCGCACCGTCGTCGGTCGTGGACGTCACGTCGAGGACGTCTGCGACGAGCTTCGCCGCGACCACGACCGCGAGCGTCGCCGTGAGTCCGACGCCCGCCGAGTCGGCGCCGGCACCGGCGATCGGGAGCAGGAACCCCGCGATGACGACGGCCATCCACCGGCGCCTCGAGAACGTCGACAGCGCGGAGTGGTGCTCGTACCGCTTCGCACGGACGAATTCGGACAGCGTCCCCGCGTGTCGGACGACGACGATCACCGCGCCGACAACGACGCCGGGGAGCACGAGTCCTGCGAGCGAGCCAGACGATCTCGCGTACCCCCACACCAGTATCGCGACGACCCCGAGTCCGAACAGGACCCAGCCGGCGTTCAAGGCGAACGGGAGGTTCCGGGGATAGATCGGCGGCAACCAGTCCACGAGGGTCACGCTGCCGCGTTTCTCACGGAGGCGCTCCAGTGGCACCTGGATGCCGTAGAAGTCGTCGTCGACGGGCCGCGTCGCGAACAGTGCCTCGACTGACGAACGGGTGACGTACGCGACGGCCTCTATCCAGTAGAGCACGAGCACCGGGAGCAGTTCCCAGTCGAACGCGAAGACGCCGACGAGCGGCACGGCGTTCACCAAGAGAGCCAGTGCGACGGTCGAACGCCTGTGCGCCGGATTATCCGCCACCATGCGATAATATTCGTTTATTCAATATAATAAACTTACCGAGACAAGACTGCATCGGGCGCCGGACGTGACGGCTTGCCGGACGGCGAATCCGGTGCTGGCCCTGACGAACCGGCGGGACAGCGAAGCGGGAGTCGCCACGGTGGCGGCTACTCGCCCACAGCGTCGGAGGTGTCAGCAGAATCCTGCCTGTGTCGGGTAGGTGTCCGAGCTACAGATGTCCTTTGCGTCCGGTAGCGCGGAGATGGTGAGCGAACAGATCGCGCCACCCAGGACCGCACACGGCACCGTCCCGAGGCCGAGCGTCGTCAGCGAGAACGCGCCACAGAACGCGGCGACGCCGTACCCGCAGAGCCCGACGTCCAGCGATAGTCGGATGAACGCGACACAGGCGCCACAGTCGTAGTTCTCGTCGCCGATAGCCTCGAACACGCCGCTCCCGACGAGAGAGATCATCGACGAGTACCCGGTGATCCTGAGCTTCCACAGGGCCTTGATTTTGAAGTCGTCGATGAACTTGGTCGCGAGCGACTGGAAGGAGTTGATCGTGTTCGCGACGATCTTGCCACCCGTCACCGCGATCTCGGACGAGGACACGTCGGCGTACTCGATGGCTTCCGCCAGATAGTCGGCACTAACGTCCTGGATGCCGTCAGAGACGTCCTTCAGACCGTCGTAGATATCACCGATCCAGTCGCCCCAGGGGATGGTGGGGATCCAGTCGCCTTGCGTCTCGGGTTGGGTCGTCTCGGGCGCGTCGAACTCGTACGTCTCCGTCGAGAGGCCGGCGGCAGCCGTCGAGAGAGAGCCGACCTCAAGCGTGTCGTGACGGAACTGTTCGATGTTGCCGGCGTCGTTGCGCCACTGGTAGGTGTTCTTGCCGGCGACGACGTCGTCGGTGTCGTGGCGCTTCGTGACGCTGACCGTGCCCTCGTCACCCGTTTCGAGGTCGGTGAGTTTGAACGTCACCGAATCGACCGGGTCGGTCGCCGTGTCGGAGGTGATCGTGTAGAGGCCGTCGGCGTCGTGTCGGATTCGTCCCTCCACCGCCGACGCGAGCTGGTCGTAGGCATCGAGACGCTCGAATTTGGCGGCCATCTGGAGTCTCGCCGAGGACTGCGCGCTCTCGTAGGCCATGTAGTCGAACGACACGGTCATCCGCGCGATGCCGACCGACGTGACGTCGCCGAAGTACTGAATCCGTT
It encodes the following:
- a CDS encoding DUF6498-containing protein, translating into MVADNPAHRRSTVALALLVNAVPLVGVFAFDWELLPVLVLYWIEAVAYVTRSSVEALFATRPVDDDFYGIQVPLERLREKRGSVTLVDWLPPIYPRNLPFALNAGWVLFGLGVVAILVWGYARSSGSLAGLVLPGVVVGAVIVVVRHAGTLSEFVRAKRYEHHSALSTFSRRRWMAVVIAGFLLPIAGAGADSAGVGLTATLAVVVAAKLVADVLDVTSTTDDGAQPEVEADDPITVPDGEPITVVGTDDRGVVLHALGLGVLLALLPPYGFLVALVSVGVGLWFGLVAAVSTVVALVAGRAVLEIPVARLAYGAVEYRVYGDVVVAYDRRLDAPQWSVARHEIADVRVGSGIASTFFSNDFGTVRLVRDDDTKVLSVVDDPEALARVVTR